A portion of the Rhinolophus sinicus isolate RSC01 linkage group LG03, ASM3656204v1, whole genome shotgun sequence genome contains these proteins:
- the CIMAP1C gene encoding protein CIMAP1C: protein MKLPKGPRNSVFYGQHLEKKAQVPSRQEVKQTPVIMASIKGPGPAKYLRPPCTGYLGHDSSMFQEPASTLHTQLSDKWVMDSNPGPCYFLDPKITRFGMSSCPQVPMEERISNLRLSSTPSSCHYYLEKTHTPGERRAPQYTFGYRCPYRVMDPNPAPNQYKLPLLLGPNIPVTRAAPCYSLAPADKNWFYQDSVAGGPGPATHARPEPSVYQKRSPIHSMAKRFAYPMDHTPQPGPGAHDVQHVTVHKPRTPAFTMGIKHSPHLCPLVIDVRD, encoded by the exons aTGAAACTGCCCAAGGGGCCCAGGAACTCTGTGTTCTATGGGCAGCACCTAGAGAAGAAGGCACAGGTGCCCTCACGGCAGGAGGTAAAGCAGACCCCTGTGATCATGGCGTCGATCAAAG GTCCAGGGCCCGCCAAGTACCTGCGGCCACCCTGCACGGGCTACCTCGGCCACGACAGCTCCATGTTCCAGGAGCCCGCCAGCACTCTGCACACTCAGCTCTCGGACAAGT GGGTCATGGACAGTAACCCTGGACCTTGCTATTTCTTGGATCCTAAAATAACTCGGTTTGGAATGTCCAGCTGCCCTCAGGTCCCCATGGAGGAACGCATCTCTAACCTGC GCCTGAGCTCCACTCCATCCTCCTGCCACTACTACTTGGAGAAGACCCACACTCCTGGGGAACGTAGGGCTCCCCAGTACACTTTTGGTTACCGCTGCCCATACAGAGTGATGGACCCCAACCCGGCCCCCAACCAGTACAAGCTGCCACTCTTGCTGGGACCCAACATCCCTGTCACCCGAGCTGCTCCTTGCTACAGTTTGGCACCTGCAGACAAGAACTGGTTCTACCAGGACAGTGTGGCAGGAGGCCCTGGGCCAGCCACGCATGCACGACCAGAGCCATCCGTCTACCAGAAGCGCAGCCCCATCCACAGCATGGCCAAGCGCTTCGCCTACCCGATGGACCACACCCCTCAGCCGGGCCCCGGTGCCCATGATGTCCAGCACGTCACGGTGCATAAGCCCCGTACACCGGCTTTCACCATGGGCATCAAGCACTCTCCTCACCTGTGCCCACTGGTCATCGATGTGCGCGACTGA